A window of the Bacillus andreraoultii genome harbors these coding sequences:
- the phnF gene encoding phosphonate metabolism transcriptional regulator PhnF, with protein MINKKSHVPIYFQLEEAIKEQIEKGILKPGDLLPSEREYAEEIGVSRMTVRQAITKLVHDGFLYRIQGKGTYVAEGKIEQPLARITSFTEDMIRRGLKPGSQLLSFETITASPSIAKQLEINEHSPVYEIRRIRLADGVPIALETTYIDANLCRGLDEDIITNQSLYEFIEGHLQLKIANATQSIESSIADIDEAQYLDINKGAPVLLIEQRTFLENSVPVEIVKSVYRADRYKFKVQLKR; from the coding sequence ATCATTAATAAAAAGTCTCATGTGCCCATTTATTTTCAGTTGGAAGAGGCAATTAAAGAGCAAATTGAAAAAGGAATACTGAAGCCTGGTGATTTACTACCATCTGAACGAGAATATGCAGAAGAAATTGGTGTCAGTCGGATGACAGTGAGACAGGCGATTACAAAGTTAGTTCATGACGGGTTTTTATATCGAATTCAAGGAAAAGGAACCTATGTCGCAGAGGGAAAAATTGAACAGCCTCTTGCTCGTATTACAAGCTTTACGGAGGATATGATCAGAAGGGGATTGAAACCAGGAAGTCAATTGTTAAGCTTTGAGACAATTACTGCTAGTCCCTCAATCGCTAAACAGTTAGAAATCAATGAACATAGTCCTGTTTATGAAATTAGAAGGATCCGCCTAGCCGATGGTGTCCCAATTGCTTTAGAAACAACTTATATTGATGCCAATCTTTGTAGAGGATTAGACGAAGACATCATTACGAATCAGTCCTTGTATGAATTCATCGAAGGACACCTACAGTTGAAAATTGCAAATGCTACACAAAGTATTGAATCTTCCATTGCTGATATAGATGAAGCACAATATTTAGATATAAATAAAGGGGCACCAGTACTTTTAATTGAGCAACGAACTTTTTTGGAAAATAGCGTTCCAGTGGAGATTGTCAAATCTGTTTACCGTGCCGACCGTTATAAATTTAAAGTTCAATTAAAACGATAA
- the nagA gene encoding N-acetylglucosamine-6-phosphate deacetylase produces MNNTSNRILLKNMRVFAGDQMIEHGYIKMEDGKITDIGDVENLQTDGDDYTEVAILENYIAVPGFIDMHIHGVNGADTMDATKEALDTMTESLPKEGTTSFLATTMTQHVDAIEKALRNVGDYIKNGSTPGRAEIIGIHLEGPFVNSEKAGAQPEEFMINPDIEIFEEWQKLTNNMIKLVTVAPELPGGLPFVRHLNSHGVIASIGHTNATYDQVVEAIDAGATHVTHLYNQMRGLHHREPGVVGAAFLHEELKAEMIVDGVHVHPKMVKLAYEQKHDDGLILVTDAMRAKCLPNGTYDLGGQDVHVKDGRATLADGTLAGSILKLGQAVKNMIEFSGCTLKETIQMASVNPAVQLNIFDRKGSIEVGKDADIVILDDQLNVQYTYCMGKLAYEKNDGV; encoded by the coding sequence ATGAACAATACTTCAAACCGGATCCTTCTCAAAAATATGAGAGTTTTTGCAGGAGATCAAATGATCGAACACGGATACATTAAGATGGAAGATGGGAAAATAACGGACATTGGCGATGTAGAGAACTTACAAACAGATGGTGATGATTATACAGAAGTTGCCATTTTAGAAAACTATATTGCTGTTCCTGGTTTTATTGACATGCATATTCATGGAGTAAATGGAGCAGATACGATGGACGCTACAAAGGAAGCTTTAGATACGATGACCGAGTCGTTACCGAAAGAAGGAACGACGAGTTTTCTTGCAACGACAATGACTCAACATGTAGATGCAATTGAAAAGGCGCTTCGTAATGTAGGTGATTATATTAAAAATGGCTCCACACCAGGAAGAGCTGAAATTATAGGTATTCATTTAGAGGGACCGTTTGTTAATAGTGAAAAAGCTGGTGCACAGCCAGAAGAATTTATGATTAACCCAGATATTGAAATTTTTGAAGAATGGCAAAAGCTTACGAATAATATGATTAAATTAGTAACGGTTGCTCCTGAATTACCAGGAGGATTACCTTTTGTTCGACATCTAAACAGTCATGGGGTTATCGCTTCAATTGGGCATACGAATGCGACTTATGATCAAGTGGTGGAAGCAATCGATGCGGGTGCAACTCATGTAACACATTTATATAATCAAATGCGTGGTTTGCATCACCGCGAACCTGGCGTTGTCGGTGCAGCTTTCCTTCATGAAGAGCTAAAAGCAGAGATGATCGTAGATGGCGTTCATGTTCATCCGAAAATGGTCAAATTGGCGTATGAACAAAAGCATGATGATGGCTTAATTTTAGTTACGGATGCAATGCGAGCAAAATGTTTACCTAATGGTACGTATGACTTAGGCGGGCAAGATGTTCATGTGAAAGATGGTAGAGCTACTTTAGCCGACGGAACTTTAGCTGGTAGTATTTTAAAGCTCGGTCAAGCAGTTAAAAATATGATTGAGTTTTCAGGCTGTACACTGAAGGAAACAATTCAAATGGCTTCGGTTAATCCAGCCGTACAATTAAATATTTTTGATAGAAAAGGAAGCATAGAAGTAGGGAAAGACGCTGATATTGTTATTTTAGACGATCAATTAAATGTTCAATATACGTATTGTATGGGGAAGTTAGCGTATGAGAAAAACGACGGAGTTTAA
- a CDS encoding YojF family protein, whose amino-acid sequence MEPFNKSRVQELINQFVNEDVYIHLETTNGAYATHHDASFFNAGAFIRNARVRYERGAIAGEGPFRVGLKMEFGWIYGEGLTHYELDEYGRLLMAGLDPSGKLAIALEISRTPFE is encoded by the coding sequence ATGGAGCCATTTAATAAATCGCGAGTGCAAGAACTAATTAATCAATTTGTAAATGAAGATGTTTATATACATTTAGAAACGACGAATGGTGCGTATGCAACTCATCATGACGCTTCATTTTTCAATGCCGGAGCGTTTATTCGCAATGCAAGGGTACGGTATGAAAGAGGAGCGATTGCCGGAGAAGGACCGTTTCGAGTTGGCCTTAAAATGGAATTCGGTTGGATTTATGGTGAAGGATTAACCCATTATGAGTTAGATGAATACGGGCGTCTTTTAATGGCCGGGTTAGATCCTTCGGGTAAATTAGCAATCGCATTAGAAATTAGTCGAACACCATTTGAATAG
- the nagB gene encoding glucosamine-6-phosphate deaminase has protein sequence MKIIKVKDYEQLSNTAAKFIIERVKNKPNIVLGLATGGTPEGTYKNVIQDHQQNGTSYEQVVTFNLDEYIGLPGSDKNSYRYYMNEHLFNHINVKKENTHIPNGEASNVKQECEDYEGRIQQIGGIDLQILGIGENGHIGFNEPGTSFNSRTHVIGLTEETRQANARYFPSIEHVPAHAITMGIGTIMEAKEIILLASGEKKREAMKKLINGEVTEDFPASILQKHQNVTIIADEASLSDVQLSGDGKLDH, from the coding sequence ATGAAAATTATTAAAGTAAAAGATTACGAACAACTGAGTAATACGGCGGCAAAATTTATCATTGAACGAGTAAAAAACAAACCGAATATCGTTTTAGGATTAGCGACTGGTGGGACTCCTGAAGGAACATATAAAAATGTAATACAAGACCATCAACAAAATGGAACGAGTTATGAACAAGTAGTGACTTTTAATTTGGACGAATATATCGGCTTACCAGGTTCTGATAAAAATAGTTACCGCTATTATATGAACGAACATCTTTTTAACCATATTAATGTCAAAAAAGAGAATACACATATTCCTAATGGAGAAGCAAGTAATGTAAAGCAAGAATGTGAAGATTATGAAGGGCGCATTCAACAAATTGGCGGTATTGATTTACAAATTTTAGGTATAGGTGAAAATGGTCATATTGGATTTAATGAGCCTGGCACTTCTTTTAACTCTCGGACTCATGTCATTGGATTGACAGAAGAAACACGACAAGCGAATGCACGTTATTTTCCAAGTATCGAACATGTTCCAGCCCATGCAATTACGATGGGAATCGGTACAATTATGGAGGCGAAAGAGATTATTCTTCTTGCATCAGGTGAGAAAAAACGGGAAGCGATGAAAAAATTAATAAATGGAGAAGTTACAGAGGATTTCCCAGCATCCATTTTACAAAAACATCAAAATGTAACGATTATTGCTGATGAGGCATCACTTTCAGATGTTCAACTTAGTGGAGATGGGAAACTTGATCATTAA